ATATCTTTAAATTTATTACCATCTAGGTATAGCTTTTTGACCTTTTTAAGGTTTGAGAATGAATCATTAATTGTTTTTAAATCATTATGCATTAAATATATTTGTTCAAGCAAACAGTCTTTTGGAAAATAAATATTATTTATTTTCGCCTTAAATGAATAAAGCCTTAAAACTTTTAGTCTAGCAAATGATTTTGGTAAAGTGACTTTACCACTAATTTGAGAATTGGTTAAATGTAACGTCTCTACTTTGTTTGAGTTGCATATTTCTGGCACTTGATTAATTTCAGTATTATGCAAAGAAATCATAGTTAGTGCATCCAAATCACAAATTTCACTTGGAATTTTTTTTAATGGAATATTTGAGATTGATATTCTCCATACTTTCTGGGTTTGATTAAGACTGTAATCAATTTCTCCCTTAGCATATTGTTTATACTTTTCTTCCAAATGCTGTACATGATCTATATCAAGTTTCCCTCTTTTACAACCCATAGACATCATTAATATGCCTATGCCTGTAAAATACACCAATTGATTCAACAAACAATTACGCCCAGCTTTATTTATTTTTTCCATATTTTATTTCTCGAGCCTTTTTTGAGTTTTCTAAAAAACGTTTTTTATTAAGCCCATAATTACTTTTAGCAGGAGTAGTTCCAAAATGCTTATCTACAGCATCTTTATATTCCTTATTCCCTGATTGTTTGGCTTCTAATAAGTACTCTATAGGGTTTGTAATAGCATTATTAACACCTGAATACCTAGATGTTACTATATCATTACCATCTGCCATAACCCCTCCGAACTTGTGGTTTCGCCCTGCATTGTGGCCCAAACCATGTACTAAACTAAAAGCCGAATTTTTTGCAGCATTTTCTTTGGTATTTTTGTTATCTCCATATAATGCTGCCCCATTGTCAAATATTCGATTAGATTCTAAACCTATTACATTAGGTACATCGCCTTTTCTTTTAGCATCCCCCATAGTATCATTAGACGATTTCTCAGAGTTAAGCCAATTCGTCAAAAATCCAGCTTCAACAGCAGCATCAGCATAAGTATCTGAAACTTTCGTTTTGGCAAAATTCACAATATTATCAGCACTTCCTATAAGTGCTACACCATCATTTTTATCAAGGAACATTTTATTGAAAATTTTAGGATCTTGGAAAACAACAACCCTCGTTTTTACATCTAACTTTTTCAAAAATTGATTGGCAATCTTAGCAATATCATTCAAATTAGGTTCTTTTCCTTTCGCGTGTCCTCCTACATTAACCAAATAAATGATATTATCCCTTCCATCAGGATCAATAAACTTCATAGGATTGTTAAGCACGTAACCATAAGGAGATGTAATATGGTTCTTCTCTGCTAACTCATCTACACTATGCCACCTTCCAAGTTGGGCATCATAAAACCTAGCCCCATAATCCATCCAATTCAACCCAAACTCTTCCTGCTTTTCTTTACCGTTATAAAGGTATTTATGCTCAGGCTTCCCTACCTTCTCAATCCCTCGCAGGTTCATCCCAAACGGATAATAATGATTCTCCTGTACAATCAGTTGGGGCGTATGCTCCACCACCATGTCATCAAAGAATACTTCCTGGTCACTTTCGTTGGCGACGAAGGCTTGGAGGTAACCGCGCTCGGTGGCGGTGTAAGTCAGTTCCAGGTCTTGCCATTGGCCGGCGCCTGGGCTCAGATGAGCAATTTGTAACGAGGCGGTAACAGGCGTCCCATCTTTTTTATAAAATACCAGTTTCAAGTAACCACTTGGTACCGTGGCATTCGGGTTATTACCCCCGTTGTTAGGCGTAATGCTTAACCCTAAATTCAGTAAGAAAGGCGTGTTTTCTGTAGAAATTTCTCCGCTCTTGGCGTGACCATTCACTTGTCCCAGGGTCAGCCCCCAGTTCACCGCGTTGCTATGGGTCACCGAACCCCCGGCGTAATACCCCTTCACTTTCACTTTTACCACATCGCCTTTGCTTACTTCGAGGTTGCGAAGCATTCCTAACGGCTCGGTGCTCGTGAGTTTGGCTACGTGGTTGCTGGCGCTTGTGGGATCAGAAGAAATAATCACTTCTTTGTATTCGAAACCTTGCTGTTTATCGGTGGTAACATCTTCTAAATCAGCCCGGTAAATTTTCTTTTCTCCTTCTCTGAAAGCCACCCTCAAGTTACCTAAATGGTCTTTGTAATGATACTCATACACAAAGCCCGCGTTTCCGTCCAAAGTACCAGGTGCCAAAGCACGCCCTTCGGCAGTATGAACAAATTGCAATTCGTCGTTTTCGTAGACAAAACTCCCTATGTAATCGGTGCGGCTCGTTTGCGCGCCCGTGCTGTCAATGACTACCTTATTGAGTTTGATTCCAGCAGCATCATAAGTATAGACGATTTGCTGGTTTTTCTCAAAATTGATAATCGTAGGCAAATTTAAATAATTATAGACAATACTCGCTATTTTTTTGTTTTTATCTTCCACCAGGTTCCCGTTGGCGTCATAAATATAGTCGGGGTCTTGAGCGGTAGCGGTGTGTCCATCTCTAAAGTCTCCGGCTACGCCGGTGTTTTGGCTGTCTTCGGCATCGGCTACTCCCAACAATTGATTGCCCGCATAGGTATAGCTTAGGTCGTCAATGGTACCAAACACCATTGCCAGGTTGAGTTTACGCTCCAGCAAACCCTGGCGCTTAAGGCTCAAAATGTTGCCATTCAAGTCATAAGTCAGGTTGTTTACATCATACCGCCCGTTTTCTGCG
The DNA window shown above is from Microscilla marina ATCC 23134 and carries:
- a CDS encoding leucine-rich repeat domain-containing protein, producing MEKINKAGRNCLLNQLVYFTGIGILMMSMGCKRGKLDIDHVQHLEEKYKQYAKGEIDYSLNQTQKVWRISISNIPLKKIPSEICDLDALTMISLHNTEINQVPEICNSNKVETLHLTNSQISGKVTLPKSFARLKVLRLYSFKAKINNIYFPKDCLLEQIYLMHNDLKTINDSFSNLKKVKKLYLDGNKFKDIDLRSLKTLKTVYLYNNPIKDTTAIKLRHKGVKFYF
- a CDS encoding RHS repeat-associated core domain-containing protein, whose protein sequence is MVWQSSIDQVQRQYDYTYDGLNRLKTASYTSSNAAENGRYDVNNLTYDLNGNILSLKRQGLLERKLNLAMVFGTIDDLSYTYAGNQLLGVADAEDSQNTGVAGDFRDGHTATAQDPDYIYDANGNLVEDKNKKIASIVYNYLNLPTIINFEKNQQIVYTYDAAGIKLNKVVIDSTGAQTSRTDYIGSFVYENDELQFVHTAEGRALAPGTLDGNAGFVYEYHYKDHLGNLRVAFREGEKKIYRADLEDVTTDKQQGFEYKEVIISSDPTSASNHVAKLTSTEPLGMLRNLEVSKGDVVKVKVKGYYAGGSVTHSNAVNWGLTLGQVNGHAKSGEISTENTPFLLNLGLSITPNNGGNNPNATVPSGYLKLVFYKKDGTPVTASLQIAHLSPGAGQWQDLELTYTATERGYLQAFVANESDQEVFFDDMVVEHTPQLIVQENHYYPFGMNLRGIEKVGKPEHKYLYNGKEKQEEFGLNWMDYGARFYDAQLGRWHSVDELAEKNHITSPYGYVLNNPMKFIDPDGRDNIIYLVNVGGHAKGKEPNLNDIAKIANQFLKKLDVKTRVVVFQDPKIFNKMFLDKNDGVALIGSADNIVNFAKTKVSDTYADAAVEAGFLTNWLNSEKSSNDTMGDAKRKGDVPNVIGLESNRIFDNGAALYGDNKNTKENAAKNSAFSLVHGLGHNAGRNHKFGGVMADGNDIVTSRYSGVNNAITNPIEYLLEAKQSGNKEYKDAVDKHFGTTPAKSNYGLNKKRFLENSKKAREIKYGKNK